A region of Cellulophaga sp. RHA19 DNA encodes the following proteins:
- the lptC gene encoding LPS export ABC transporter periplasmic protein LptC yields MAMLFSCKDNYKRVGVEATKLVYPQGVANDLVFTYTETKDPVKNEKEVTTRVMAVLTAPVREDFNNLTFPKEVFPKGLQVEFFDDKNQKSTITADYGISYSSTKLISLRGNVVIHTHDGKQFKTPQLFYDQVNRWIFTQEKFEFINPEDESVMYGEGFDSDKDLKQVNAHKTTGLKTIKDEEI; encoded by the coding sequence ATGGCAATGCTTTTTTCGTGTAAAGATAATTACAAGCGTGTTGGTGTAGAGGCTACTAAATTAGTCTACCCGCAAGGGGTTGCCAATGATTTGGTGTTTACATATACAGAAACTAAAGATCCTGTAAAGAATGAAAAAGAAGTAACTACTAGGGTTATGGCAGTGTTAACAGCTCCAGTTAGGGAAGATTTTAATAACCTTACATTTCCAAAAGAGGTTTTTCCAAAGGGGTTGCAAGTGGAGTTTTTTGATGATAAAAACCAGAAAAGCACAATAACTGCAGATTACGGTATTAGTTATTCTTCTACAAAATTAATAAGTTTACGAGGTAATGTTGTAATACATACACATGACGGTAAGCAATTTAAAACACCACAGTTGTTTTATGATCAGGTTAATAGATGGATTTTTACTCAGGAAAAATTTGAGTTTATAAACCCGGAAGATGAATCTGTAATGTATGGCGAAGGGTTTGATTCTGATAAAGATTTAAAACAAGTAAATGCACACAAAACAACAGGCTTAAAAACAATAAAAGACGAGGAAATATGA
- a CDS encoding hemolysin family protein, whose protein sequence is MVTSIIIIVVSLLLSAFFSGMEIAFISANRIHLEIEKKQEGFLSTVLSKLTAKPSKFIATMLIGNNIALVIYGMYMGDLLMSWFTGLLPTSSGFVDLLLTDFGLLSQTIISTLIILITAEFLPKVFFQIYANSFLKVLAIPAYFFYGLFSWISNFVISVSDFILKTFFKTDGDHSQLAFSKVELGDYITEQLETVNLEDEVDSEIQIFQNALEFAAVKAREVMVPRTEIVAVELHDTPKNLTKLFTETGFSKIMVYKETIDNIIGYVHSFELFKKPKTIKSILLPIEFVPETMLVSDILDSLTKKRKSVAVVLDEYGGTAGIMTVEDIVEELFGEIEDEHDTTDLVEEQLKDDVYKFSARLDVDYINENYKLELPESDEYETLGGLIVNETGEIPEKDSEIKIENFNFKIIEVSNTKIDLVTLHILEKE, encoded by the coding sequence TTGGTAACATCAATCATTATTATTGTTGTATCATTATTGCTTTCTGCATTTTTCTCAGGAATGGAGATTGCATTTATATCTGCTAACAGAATACATTTAGAGATCGAGAAAAAACAAGAAGGGTTTTTGTCTACCGTATTATCTAAATTAACAGCCAAACCTTCTAAGTTTATTGCCACTATGTTAATTGGTAATAATATAGCTCTTGTTATATATGGTATGTATATGGGAGATTTGCTTATGAGTTGGTTTACTGGCTTATTGCCTACAAGTAGTGGTTTTGTAGATTTGTTACTAACAGATTTTGGATTATTATCTCAAACCATAATTTCTACTTTAATCATTTTAATTACGGCTGAGTTTTTGCCAAAAGTGTTTTTTCAAATTTATGCAAACTCTTTTTTAAAGGTTTTAGCAATACCTGCTTATTTCTTTTACGGATTATTTTCTTGGATCTCTAATTTTGTAATCAGTGTATCAGACTTTATTTTAAAAACATTTTTTAAAACAGACGGTGATCATAGTCAACTTGCTTTTAGCAAAGTAGAATTAGGAGATTATATTACAGAACAGTTAGAGACTGTAAATTTAGAGGATGAAGTAGATTCTGAAATACAAATTTTTCAGAACGCGTTAGAATTTGCAGCGGTAAAAGCAAGAGAAGTAATGGTGCCGCGTACAGAAATTGTTGCGGTAGAGTTACATGATACACCAAAAAATTTAACCAAATTATTTACAGAAACTGGTTTTTCTAAGATAATGGTGTACAAAGAAACTATAGACAATATTATTGGTTATGTACATTCTTTTGAGTTGTTTAAAAAACCAAAAACAATAAAGAGTATTCTGCTTCCTATAGAATTTGTGCCAGAAACTATGTTGGTTAGTGATATTTTAGATTCGCTTACAAAAAAAAGAAAAAGTGTAGCTGTTGTGTTAGATGAGTATGGTGGCACGGCAGGTATAATGACGGTAGAAGATATTGTAGAGGAATTGTTTGGTGAAATAGAAGATGAACATGATACCACAGATTTGGTAGAAGAGCAGTTAAAAGATGATGTTTATAAGTTCTCTGCAAGACTAGATGTAGACTATATAAACGAAAATTATAAATTAGAATTGCCAGAGAGTGATGAGTATGAAACGCTTGGTGGTTTAATAGTAAACGAAACTGGAGAAATACCAGAAAAAGATTCAGAAATTAAAATTGAAAACTTCAATTTTAAAATAATAGAAGTGTCAAATACTAAGATAGATTTGGTAACCCTACATATACTTGAAAAAGAGTAG
- a CDS encoding peptidylprolyl isomerase codes for MAILENIRKRTTVLILIIGLALFAFVISGIFSADGMSGAKTGTTVAEINGKDISIDKFRREVEAASNRFGAGATSMQVVNSVWDQEVRNAVLSDEFDDLGISIEQDQIINFIASNPGFAQNPQYQNENGVFDEYIFKEFISTLKTENPGQYALWIQQEQAIMQAAKEQTYFNLIKAGLGATLKEGELDYKLANDKIDIKYVRVPYTSIADSSVAVSKDEISSYINDHKEDFKQEKARDFQFVYFEEKPSLEDEKAVKEKVLSLLNDKVEYNDTILGFRNTKNVEEFLDRNSDLKYDTIYKTKNVLAPKFADTLMALNVGDIYGPYRDGNFFKVSKMISKKKDGNVKASHILVAWEGAERANPEVKRTKEEAKKRADELLKDAKKGDVEFSVLARDNSDGPSATRGGDLGYSQQGRMTPKFDEFMFSNNVGTIGMVETEFGYHIVKVDDKQDLVRIATLARAIEASEATINSLFTQATQFESDAKDTDKTFLELSKEKKYVARPVNKIKAMDENLPGLSAQRAIVQWAFNDDSNVGDIKRFSVNNGYAVVQLTGKYAEGLMSVEDASFMVLPKLRKEKKAAQIIAANKGKDLDAIAKANNVSASTASALTMKSPTIPGAGREPFVVGNAFGLNQGETSGLLEGETGVFMVSVTKKEEAPKLENYSTYANMVQTTATQRVNSAVYNALKKSAEIEDNRAMFY; via the coding sequence ATGGCGATTTTAGAGAACATAAGAAAGAGAACAACTGTATTAATCCTAATTATAGGTTTAGCCTTATTTGCGTTTGTTATCTCTGGTATTTTTAGTGCAGATGGTATGTCTGGTGCAAAAACAGGTACTACTGTAGCAGAAATTAACGGAAAAGATATTTCTATTGATAAATTTAGAAGAGAGGTAGAAGCCGCTTCTAACCGTTTTGGAGCTGGTGCAACTTCTATGCAGGTTGTAAACAGTGTTTGGGATCAAGAAGTAAGAAATGCTGTTTTAAGTGATGAGTTTGATGATTTAGGAATCTCTATAGAGCAAGACCAAATCATAAACTTTATAGCTTCTAACCCAGGATTTGCTCAAAACCCACAATACCAAAATGAAAATGGTGTTTTTGATGAGTATATTTTTAAAGAATTTATTTCTACTTTAAAAACAGAAAACCCTGGACAGTATGCATTGTGGATTCAGCAAGAGCAGGCTATTATGCAAGCTGCTAAAGAGCAAACTTACTTTAACTTAATTAAAGCAGGTTTGGGAGCTACTTTAAAAGAGGGTGAGTTAGACTATAAATTGGCTAACGATAAAATAGATATTAAATACGTAAGAGTACCTTACACTTCTATAGCAGATAGTTCTGTTGCAGTTAGTAAAGATGAAATCTCTTCATATATTAACGATCATAAAGAAGATTTTAAACAAGAAAAAGCTAGAGATTTTCAGTTTGTTTATTTTGAAGAAAAACCATCTTTAGAGGATGAAAAAGCTGTAAAAGAAAAAGTACTTAGTTTACTTAATGATAAGGTAGAGTACAATGACACAATTTTAGGATTTAGAAATACTAAAAATGTAGAAGAATTTTTAGATCGTAATTCAGATTTAAAATATGACACTATATACAAAACTAAAAATGTTCTTGCTCCAAAATTTGCTGATACTTTAATGGCATTAAATGTTGGTGATATTTACGGACCTTACCGTGATGGTAATTTCTTTAAAGTATCTAAAATGATAAGCAAGAAAAAAGACGGTAATGTAAAAGCTAGTCATATACTTGTTGCTTGGGAAGGTGCAGAAAGAGCAAATCCAGAAGTTAAAAGAACAAAAGAAGAAGCTAAGAAAAGAGCAGATGAGTTATTAAAAGATGCTAAAAAAGGAGATGTAGAATTTTCTGTATTAGCTCGTGATAATTCAGATGGTCCTTCAGCAACAAGAGGTGGAGATTTAGGATATAGCCAACAAGGTAGAATGACTCCTAAGTTTGATGAGTTTATGTTTAGCAACAATGTAGGTACTATAGGTATGGTAGAAACAGAATTTGGTTACCATATTGTAAAGGTAGATGACAAGCAAGACTTAGTTCGTATTGCAACTTTAGCAAGAGCTATTGAGGCTTCAGAAGCAACTATAAACTCTTTATTTACTCAGGCTACTCAATTTGAAAGTGATGCCAAAGACACGGATAAAACATTTTTAGAATTATCTAAAGAGAAAAAATACGTTGCAAGACCAGTAAATAAAATTAAGGCTATGGATGAAAACCTTCCTGGCTTATCTGCTCAAAGAGCAATTGTACAATGGGCTTTTAACGATGATTCTAATGTAGGTGATATTAAACGTTTCTCTGTAAATAATGGTTATGCAGTAGTGCAATTAACTGGTAAATATGCAGAAGGTTTAATGTCTGTAGAGGATGCATCTTTTATGGTGTTACCAAAATTAAGAAAAGAGAAAAAAGCAGCTCAAATTATTGCAGCTAATAAAGGTAAAGATTTAGATGCTATTGCTAAGGCTAATAATGTATCTGCTTCTACAGCATCTGCATTAACTATGAAATCTCCAACAATACCTGGTGCAGGTAGAGAGCCGTTTGTGGTAGGTAATGCTTTTGGTCTTAACCAAGGAGAAACTTCTGGTTTATTAGAAGGTGAAACTGGTGTATTTATGGTATCGGTTACTAAAAAGGAAGAAGCTCCTAAATTAGAAAACTATAGTACATATGCTAATATGGTACAAACAACAGCTACACAGAGAGTAAATTCTGCAGTTTATAATGCATTAAAGAAATCTGCTGAGATTGAAGATAACAGAGCAATGTTCTACTAA
- a CDS encoding GYDIA family GHMP kinase encodes MTKEFYSNGKLLLTGEYVVLDGATSLAVPTIYGQNLTVTKTSNATITWKSIDVNNNTWFSTNFRCSDLHILNTEEKDKTWIDTAKTLQSILKEAQLLNSGFLKNTKGLAVETKLDFPRDWGLGSSSTLINNIATWAKVDAFKLLENTMGGSGYDIACAQNNTPIFYQKINSIPTVKIIEFNPLFVDHLYFIHLNKKQNSRDAIAAYKECTFNKEELIKDITEITKKIASATLLTTFETLINKHEELLSNALKTTTVKELLFADYNGAIKSLGAWGGDFILATGNKETPSYFKQKGYNTIFKYTDLIK; translated from the coding sequence ATGACTAAGGAATTTTATAGTAACGGCAAATTATTACTTACAGGAGAATATGTTGTTTTAGATGGCGCTACAAGTTTAGCTGTACCTACAATATACGGTCAAAATTTAACGGTAACAAAAACAAGTAACGCTACCATTACTTGGAAAAGCATAGACGTTAATAACAATACTTGGTTTAGCACTAATTTTAGATGTAGCGATTTACATATACTAAATACCGAAGAAAAAGATAAAACTTGGATTGATACTGCCAAAACATTACAATCTATTTTAAAAGAAGCTCAACTGTTAAATTCTGGCTTTTTAAAAAACACTAAAGGCCTAGCAGTAGAAACTAAATTAGATTTCCCTAGAGACTGGGGACTTGGATCTTCATCTACCTTAATAAATAATATTGCAACTTGGGCTAAAGTAGATGCTTTTAAATTATTAGAAAACACAATGGGAGGCAGTGGTTATGATATTGCTTGTGCTCAAAACAATACTCCTATTTTCTATCAAAAAATAAATAGCATACCTACTGTTAAGATTATAGAGTTTAATCCTCTGTTTGTTGATCATTTATATTTTATTCACTTAAATAAAAAACAAAATAGCAGAGATGCCATTGCCGCATATAAAGAATGTACTTTTAACAAAGAAGAACTAATAAAAGACATTACAGAAATTACCAAAAAAATAGCTTCCGCAACACTTTTAACCACTTTTGAGACTCTTATTAACAAGCACGAAGAACTACTGTCTAACGCCTTAAAAACAACAACCGTTAAAGAGTTATTGTTTGCAGATTATAACGGCGCCATAAAAAGTTTAGGAGCCTGGGGTGGCGACTTTATACTTGCCACAGGAAACAAAGAAACTCCCTCCTATTTTAAACAAAAGGGTTACAATACCATCTTTAAATATACAGATTTAATAAAATAA
- a CDS encoding hydroxymethylglutaryl-CoA reductase, degradative: protein MTAPIQGFSKLSKEEKINWIANNYTLNTEHTKEVLKVYWNSDTKLQKLHDEFIENTISNYYLPLGIAPNFLINNKLYAVPMAIEESSVVAAASKSAKFWLSRGGFKTTILGTEKVGQVHFIFKGDEKKLEAFFNTIKSKIYTDADELTTSMKKRGGGITNIELRNKTEDLENYYQLHCTFETLDAMGANFINSCLEQFAKTLKTEALVYADFSDDEKNIEVVMSILSNYVPNCVVRAEVSCTIEELSEGNIEEAQHLAEKLVQAVTIAKVETYRAVTHNKGIMNGIDAVILATGNDFRAIEAGIHAYASKNGKYSSLTDASIENGVFKFWIDVPLALGTVGGLTNLHPLVKVALDILQKPSATELMQIVAATGLAQNFAALRSLVTTGIQEGHMKMHLLNILNQLGATDEEKKTLTNHFKTNTVTHSAVVSAYNNLKND from the coding sequence ATGACTGCCCCTATACAAGGATTCTCTAAACTAAGCAAAGAAGAAAAAATAAACTGGATTGCAAATAATTACACCCTTAATACTGAACACACAAAAGAAGTATTAAAAGTGTATTGGAATTCTGATACCAAACTACAAAAACTGCATGATGAGTTTATAGAAAATACCATATCTAACTATTATTTGCCTTTAGGTATTGCTCCTAACTTTTTAATTAACAACAAGCTTTATGCTGTACCAATGGCTATAGAAGAAAGTTCTGTAGTTGCCGCAGCTAGTAAATCTGCTAAGTTTTGGTTATCTAGAGGCGGATTTAAAACTACTATTCTAGGGACAGAAAAAGTAGGTCAGGTTCATTTTATTTTTAAGGGTGATGAAAAAAAGTTAGAAGCTTTTTTTAATACTATTAAATCTAAAATTTACACAGATGCCGATGAGCTTACCACTAGTATGAAAAAACGTGGTGGCGGAATTACAAATATAGAACTCCGTAATAAAACTGAAGATTTAGAGAACTATTACCAGCTACATTGCACTTTTGAAACATTAGATGCAATGGGCGCCAACTTTATAAACTCTTGTCTAGAACAGTTTGCTAAAACTTTAAAAACAGAAGCATTAGTTTATGCTGATTTTTCTGATGATGAAAAAAATATTGAAGTTGTAATGAGCATTTTATCTAACTACGTTCCAAATTGCGTTGTTAGAGCAGAGGTTAGCTGTACAATTGAAGAGCTAAGCGAAGGCAACATTGAAGAAGCACAACATTTAGCAGAAAAACTTGTACAAGCGGTTACTATAGCAAAAGTAGAAACCTACAGGGCCGTTACCCATAATAAAGGCATCATGAATGGTATTGATGCTGTTATTTTAGCTACAGGAAACGACTTTAGAGCTATTGAAGCTGGCATACACGCCTATGCTAGTAAAAACGGAAAGTACAGCAGTTTAACAGATGCTAGTATAGAAAATGGGGTTTTTAAATTTTGGATTGATGTACCATTAGCGTTAGGAACCGTAGGTGGATTAACAAATTTACATCCATTAGTAAAAGTTGCGCTAGACATTTTACAAAAACCGTCTGCAACAGAATTAATGCAAATTGTGGCAGCAACTGGTTTGGCTCAGAATTTTGCAGCGCTGCGTTCTTTAGTAACAACTGGTATACAAGAGGGCCATATGAAAATGCACTTGTTAAATATTTTAAATCAGCTTGGTGCTACAGACGAAGAAAAAAAGACACTTACCAACCATTTTAAAACAAATACGGTTACACATAGCGCGGTAGTTTCTGCTTACAACAATTTAAAAAATGACTAA
- a CDS encoding peptide MFS transporter: MENTVKSVEEQELFGHPKGLFYLFFAELWERFSFYGMRALLTLYMVDVVFAALASRDFAAAAVYASYGSLVYASTVIGGRISDKILGMRKSIFLGGILMSVGHFVLAIEHDITFFLALALIVVGNGFFKPNISTFVGSLYKDGDSRKDSGFVIFYMGINIGGFVAPLICGYLGKTFGWHYGFGLAGIGMLLGLIFFYSGIKKNVFGDRGLPPVKGVLEKTILGVKQGIMIPILAILSAPVIAYLLSSYKSLGEKGTFLEDDNIVNIIFYLIAIGIAVFLINVLIKATVDERKKLIVAILITFFMTLFWGFHELSGSVITLFAERNVNLTFIDASQTNALNSMFIIILSIPISMLFAYLRKKKMDPRTPYKFGLGLAFAGISFFILSLSSGSADADGMVPFSYLLIMYFLISVGELFMSPVGLSKITDLSPKRIVAFMMGIWFLASAFAFQIVGFISKQLAVESDDKNVGGLDTLGIYTDGFLLISKYALGAAVIVLVLSPLIKKLMGKVH; this comes from the coding sequence ATGGAAAACACTGTTAAATCAGTTGAAGAACAAGAGCTTTTTGGACATCCAAAAGGATTGTTTTATTTATTTTTTGCGGAGTTATGGGAGCGTTTTAGCTTCTATGGAATGCGTGCTTTGCTAACACTATATATGGTAGATGTTGTTTTTGCAGCTTTAGCATCTAGAGATTTTGCAGCAGCAGCAGTATACGCATCTTACGGCTCTTTGGTTTATGCTTCTACGGTAATTGGAGGTAGAATCTCTGATAAGATATTGGGAATGCGAAAGTCTATTTTTTTAGGAGGTATTTTAATGTCTGTAGGACATTTTGTTTTAGCCATAGAACATGATATTACTTTCTTTTTAGCACTTGCATTAATTGTTGTTGGTAATGGTTTTTTTAAACCAAATATATCAACATTTGTTGGCTCGTTATACAAGGACGGCGATAGTAGAAAAGATTCTGGTTTTGTAATTTTTTATATGGGGATTAATATCGGAGGTTTTGTTGCACCTTTAATTTGCGGTTATTTAGGTAAAACTTTTGGTTGGCATTATGGATTTGGACTGGCAGGTATTGGTATGCTATTGGGGCTTATATTCTTTTATAGTGGAATTAAAAAGAATGTTTTTGGAGATAGAGGTTTACCGCCTGTTAAAGGAGTTTTGGAAAAGACAATTTTAGGTGTTAAACAAGGTATAATGATTCCTATTTTGGCTATTTTATCTGCTCCTGTTATTGCTTATTTACTGTCTTCTTATAAGTCTTTAGGAGAAAAGGGTACTTTTTTAGAAGATGATAACATTGTTAATATTATATTTTATTTAATTGCTATAGGTATTGCGGTTTTTTTAATAAATGTTTTAATAAAAGCTACAGTAGATGAACGTAAAAAGCTAATTGTAGCTATTTTGATTACGTTTTTTATGACACTTTTCTGGGGTTTTCATGAGCTTTCTGGTAGTGTAATAACGTTGTTTGCAGAAAGAAATGTGAATCTTACCTTTATCGACGCTTCACAAACTAATGCATTAAATTCAATGTTCATAATTATATTATCAATTCCAATATCAATGCTTTTTGCTTATTTGAGGAAAAAGAAAATGGATCCTAGAACACCATACAAATTTGGTTTAGGACTTGCTTTTGCCGGTATAAGTTTCTTTATACTTTCTTTAAGCAGTGGTAGTGCAGATGCAGACGGGATGGTTCCTTTTTCTTATTTGTTAATTATGTACTTTCTAATTTCTGTTGGGGAGTTGTTTATGTCTCCAGTAGGTTTATCTAAAATTACAGACCTTTCTCCAAAGCGTATTGTAGCTTTTATGATGGGAATTTGGTTTTTAGCTTCAGCATTTGCATTTCAAATTGTTGGTTTTATTAGTAAGCAATTGGCTGTTGAAAGTGATGATAAAAACGTAGGAGGGTTAGATACCTTAGGTATATACACAGACGGTTTCTTGTTAATATCTAAATATGCACTAGGTGCAGCTGTTATTGTTTTAGTGCTTTCTCCTTTAATTAAAAAACTAATGGGTAAAGTTCATTAA
- a CDS encoding MIP/aquaporin family protein encodes MTPFIAEIIGTAILILLGGGVVANVVLKNTNGHNSGWIVITTGWALAVYVGVVIAGPYSGAHLNPAVSIGLAIASKFAWSKVPMYILAQFIGAMLGATTVWLTYKNHFDATEDADAKKAVFCTAPAIKNTFTNVFSEVIGTFVLLLTIFYFSDAILTESNTTIGLGSVGAIPVAFLVWAIGLSLGGTTGYAINPARDLGPRIVHALLPIKNKAKSDWSYAWIPVVGPILGASLAAFLMLALS; translated from the coding sequence ATGACTCCATTTATTGCTGAAATTATAGGTACTGCTATTCTTATTTTACTTGGTGGCGGTGTTGTTGCCAACGTTGTTTTAAAAAACACAAATGGTCATAATAGTGGCTGGATTGTTATAACAACTGGTTGGGCACTTGCTGTTTATGTTGGCGTTGTTATAGCTGGGCCATATAGTGGTGCACACTTAAACCCTGCGGTAAGTATTGGCTTGGCAATTGCAAGTAAATTTGCTTGGTCTAAAGTACCTATGTATATTCTTGCGCAATTTATTGGTGCTATGCTTGGCGCCACTACTGTATGGTTAACATACAAAAATCATTTTGATGCCACAGAAGATGCTGATGCAAAGAAAGCCGTTTTTTGTACTGCACCCGCCATAAAAAATACATTTACCAATGTTTTTAGTGAGGTTATAGGCACTTTTGTATTATTACTAACTATCTTTTATTTTTCTGACGCTATATTAACTGAATCTAATACAACTATTGGTTTAGGCTCTGTAGGAGCAATTCCGGTTGCATTTTTAGTTTGGGCTATAGGCTTATCATTAGGTGGCACTACAGGCTATGCTATTAACCCTGCAAGAGATTTAGGACCTAGAATTGTACACGCATTATTACCTATAAAAAATAAAGCTAAAAGCGATTGGAGCTATGCTTGGATTCCTGTTGTAGGACCAATATTAGGAGCTTCTTTAGCTGCTTTTTTAATGCTTGCTTTAAGTTAA
- a CDS encoding ComEC/Rec2 family competence protein — protein MKPFQFISVKLTLCLITGILIQTILKLPILTSFCLLIFFLTGLGFLFKTSKKRALSFGIFTILSVIFLGVFTASLATPKNNKLHYSNKDFANTHLWHIKISEVLKSNTYNHKYIATLINLDDTKTKGVFLINLPKDSTNTTFLVDDELAVYSELKNINKPLNPHQFNYAAYLEDLGVYHKIDIKKNYKQLLSTNKTIKGIAASVRTKITNKLNNAGFGNEELSIIKALLLGERNTIQAETLDAYKNAGAIHILALSGLHIGILLLILQFIFSPLEYLPKGKTIKLVVIVIFLWSFALLAGLSSSLVRAVTMFTFVAYAMYLNRPTSSFNIVALSLFFILLLQPNLLFSVGLQMSYAAVFSIILFNPIFQKLLQPKYYITNKIWQLLTVSFAAQLGVLPISLYYFHQFPGLFFITNLAIIPFLGIILSTGILVLVLALCNTLPPFLVSIYNSIIFAMNSIVKWVALQENFLIKAISFNKIQIAISYLFLVLLLMFFEKRNFKRTAFLLGSILLFQACIIFYNYNSTTKDQLYVLHQNRNTILVHQSGQELNVHSNINLKNNQTLANISTAERIDSVAKFILKNNYRYKNNLLIIVDSLAVYPKKENSIVLLTQSAKLNLNRLITEIKPRQIIADGSNYKSTIALWRATCSKRNIPFYYTGEKGYYTFY, from the coding sequence ATGAAACCGTTTCAGTTTATTTCGGTAAAATTAACACTATGCTTAATTACCGGAATTCTGATACAAACCATACTAAAATTACCAATACTTACTTCCTTTTGCTTGTTAATATTCTTTTTAACAGGTCTCGGTTTTCTTTTTAAAACATCTAAAAAAAGAGCTTTATCTTTTGGTATTTTTACAATACTTTCAGTTATTTTTCTTGGCGTATTTACAGCTAGCTTAGCCACTCCAAAAAATAATAAATTACACTATAGTAATAAAGATTTTGCCAATACACATTTGTGGCATATAAAAATAAGTGAGGTCCTAAAATCTAATACATATAACCATAAATACATTGCTACTTTAATTAATCTAGATGACACAAAAACTAAAGGTGTTTTTTTAATTAATTTACCCAAAGACTCTACAAATACTACTTTTTTAGTTGATGACGAACTTGCTGTTTATTCTGAACTAAAAAATATAAATAAACCTCTAAACCCACACCAATTTAATTACGCAGCGTATTTAGAGGATTTAGGTGTCTACCATAAAATAGATATTAAAAAAAACTACAAACAGTTACTATCTACAAACAAAACAATTAAAGGTATAGCGGCATCTGTTAGAACTAAAATAACAAACAAACTAAACAATGCTGGTTTTGGTAATGAAGAACTTAGCATTATAAAAGCACTTTTATTAGGAGAACGAAACACTATACAAGCAGAGACTTTAGATGCTTATAAAAATGCTGGCGCGATACATATTTTAGCACTATCTGGTTTACATATAGGTATTCTTTTATTAATATTACAATTTATATTTTCTCCTTTAGAGTACCTCCCAAAAGGTAAAACAATTAAACTAGTTGTAATAGTTATTTTCTTGTGGAGTTTTGCTTTACTTGCTGGTTTATCTAGCTCTTTAGTTAGAGCCGTAACTATGTTTACATTTGTAGCTTATGCTATGTATTTAAATAGACCAACAAGCTCGTTTAATATAGTAGCATTGTCACTTTTCTTTATCCTATTACTACAACCAAATCTTTTATTTTCTGTTGGTTTACAAATGAGTTATGCTGCGGTATTTTCTATAATTCTTTTTAATCCTATTTTTCAAAAACTGTTGCAACCCAAATATTATATTACAAACAAAATATGGCAATTGTTAACGGTTAGTTTTGCTGCACAGCTGGGTGTATTACCTATTAGTTTATACTACTTTCATCAGTTTCCTGGACTATTTTTTATTACCAACTTAGCCATAATTCCGTTTTTAGGAATTATACTAAGCACAGGTATTCTAGTGCTTGTTTTAGCATTGTGTAATACATTACCACCATTTCTAGTTTCAATTTATAACAGTATTATTTTTGCAATGAATAGTATTGTGAAATGGGTAGCATTACAAGAAAACTTTTTAATAAAAGCCATCTCTTTTAATAAAATTCAGATTGCAATAAGTTACCTGTTTTTAGTACTATTGCTTATGTTTTTTGAGAAAAGAAATTTTAAAAGAACCGCTTTTTTACTTGGCAGTATACTTCTTTTTCAGGCCTGTATTATATTTTATAATTACAACTCCACTACCAAAGATCAACTATATGTATTACACCAAAACAGAAATACAATTTTGGTTCATCAATCTGGACAAGAACTAAATGTACATTCTAATATCAATTTAAAAAACAATCAAACTTTAGCAAATATTAGCACTGCAGAGCGTATAGATTCTGTAGCAAAATTTATACTTAAAAATAATTATAGGTACAAAAACAACCTACTAATTATTGTAGATAGTTTAGCCGTTTACCCAAAAAAAGAAAATAGTATTGTGTTACTTACACAGTCTGCAAAACTAAATTTAAATAGGTTAATTACAGAAATTAAACCTAGGCAAATAATTGCAGACGGTAGTAATTACAAAAGTACAATAGCACTTTGGAGAGCTACTTGCTCAAAAAGAAACATTCCTTTTTATTATACTGGCGAAAAAGGATATTACACATTTTATTAG